TAACATTGCGGATACCGTTATAGACCCCTATCCCGTGGTCTCGATGGACAACGTAATCCCCCGGCGCGATATCCGAAAAGGCTGAAGAGAAAACCGCTTCCCGCCTCTGCGCGCGTTTTTTACCGGCAAGCCGGCTTCGCCCGAAAATCTCCTCTTCGGTCGTAAGCGAAAGTTTCAGCCTTTCGGAAACAAACCCGGAAGAGAACCGGCCGTCTACAGTAACCATTATTCGCGGCGCGTTATCGCCCCCTGAAAGAGACGTAGAGACCAGCCCGTCAATATCGCCTGCCGATATCCTTAAAATGCCGACCTCTTCCCCCGCCATGAATTTCTCGACCCGCTCAATGGAACCTTCGGCACGAACCACAATAAGTGTCGAGACCCCCTTTTTGGCAAGCTCCAGCGCGTCGAATACAAACCTGTTGAACGAGCCGTGATACCTGTCGGAGTCCCTTGCGGGTATGGAGAGGCATTTCTCACTCTCTTCAAAAGCCGATATCTCGTAAAACTCCGCAACCTTTGATTCATTTAGAATTTTAGAAATTTCATTTTCGTCGGCGTAAAGCTCCGCGGGTGACGGAAAAAAGTCGCCTCTCTTTATCGCTTCGGCATAACCGGTTTCAATTTCCGCGAGAAAAAGCTCTCTCCTCTCGTCGCACCTCTCCGGCTCACATACGAGCACATCGTAATCATCAGGCAGGAATCGTATCGGCGACGGCGACTCCCTGTAAAAATATGGGAGGTAGAGTTCCATCGCCGGGAAGAACTCCCTTGCCGCGAACTTCTGTTTTACATCGGCGAGGTTTGCGGAGTGCCGCTCCTCCAGGGTGTTAAGGTTTTTCATCAGCCAATCGATGTCGATAGTGCCGTACGGGGTCTCCTTCAATGGTGGTATTTCAACGGAGTTCTGCCATTCAATGGAGCGCTGTGTATCGAGATCAAAGCTCCTTATGGAGTCCACCTCGTCGCCGAAAAGCTCTATGCGAAACGGATGTTGCGAAGATGGGGGAAAGATATCGAGGATTCCCCCTCGAAAGGCAAAGCACCCCGCTTCGTCTACAGGGTCGTTAAAAAAATATCCAGCGGAGACGAGGAAGCTTTTCAACCTGTCGACATCCACCTCCTCCCCCTTTTTTATAGTAAAGGAGCCAGAACCGGCAACCTCCGTCGGCGGACATTTCTGCATCAAGGAAGCAATTGTCGTAACGCAGATCACGGGGGCCGATCCGTTCTTTGCTTCAAGCAGACGCTGCAGGGCATTGCGTCTGGCGGAGGCGATGTCGACATGCGGGGATAATGGCTCGTATGGGAGTATCTCCCATTGGGGGAGATAGATCACCCCTTCGCCTCTCCCTAGAAAAAAGGAGATATCATTCGCGATCCTTTCGGCCTCTCCATTGTCCGAAGTAAGAATGAGAGAGCTTCTGGATGACTTGCTGAACATACCGGCAATGACAAGAGCCTGCGCCGAAGCGGTCAAGCCCTGCATACGGAAAGCGTCGCCTTTTATAAACCGGCTGAACGGAAGATTGAAAATCATTTTATGATTCTAACAGCATCGGAAGGTCAGCATATAGAAGACGCAAAGCAGAAGTTTTCAGAAACAGCCGTCCGCCTCAATAAGGATATCGTATAAGGCCGTTCTATTTCGCGCTCCGCAGAGCTTCCATAACCGGCCTTTCAGACCAAACAGGCTTCCTACCGCTCTTCAAAATACTTCGTGAAGTAATTCGTTGCGGATGCCAGACTGAATACAAGCGCGATAAGAAGGCAGATCATACCAGCGGTCTGGAAATGAATGATGCCGAGATCCCATTGCAACAGCAGCAGTTCCATGGCCGCTATCTCAAACCCTGTCTTGAATTTCCCGAGCCTGTCCGCCGCGATGATCTTGTTTTCCGAAGCCGCCATAAGCCTTACGCCTGTTACCGCAAACTCCCTTGCGATCATGATGGTAGCAAGCCACGCTGGCACGCGGCCAAGCGCCACCATTGGTATCAGCGCCGAAAGTATCAGCACCTTATCCGCAATCGGGTCAAGCAGTTTGCCTATCGCCGTAACGGAGCCGGTGGTCCTGGCAAGGTGCCCGTCAAGGTAGTCGGTGATCGCTCCCGCGCCGAAAACCAGCGCCGCCAGAAATGAAAAGAACGGTGTGGGGGACATAAGAAGAACAACAATCACAGGCACCACGCCTATCCGAAAAAGCGTCAACCTCGTCGGTAGATTTATCCTCCTCAAATTTTTCCTGCCTCCTTTTATGTGTTAATTGTCTGAAACAAATATCGGCGTGTCCGTTATATGCAGTACGCCTTCATCATCGATATATCTATAAATTTTCGCTTTCCCTTCAGCGCTTTTTCCCGCCTTATAGGGGCGGTCGTAATAATTATCCATCACTCTTCTAATGAATCCAATCGTCTCCGGGTACGGCGGTATTCCGGAATATTTCTCCACGGCGTTCTCGCCAGCGTTGTATGCCGCCAAGGCAAGCTCCTTGTTGCCATTATACTTCTCCAGCAGGTACTTTAGATACCTTGTTCCACCCCTTATATTATCTTCCGCAATAAAGGGATTCAAAACGCCGTAATTTTTCGCGGTTGCCGGCATAAGCTGCATGAGCCCTACCGCCCCGGCGCTGGAGATGGCATACCTGTCAAATGCCGATTCCGCCTTGATAACGCTTTTTATGAAACGAGGTTCCATCCCTTCCTCGACAGAGAGCTTGTAAATTTCATCCCTGTAATCGGCGTATGATTCTCTCCCCCCCTTTTTCCTCTTTATAGACACACCTCTTTTCACCTTTTTTTGCTCCGGTTTCTCGCGGATGTATGGAGTGCTGCCGGAAGATATCCTTTTATCCGTGAACTGGACCGTGCCGTTCTCATCAACGTACCTGTATACATCTGCATATGCCTCGAGGGGTGTGGAAATGAAAAATACCAACAAAACGGCAGAACAGAATCTATTTGTCTCCATCTATCGGTAAGTCTAGTTATAAAAAGATGCACAGTCAAACCGTAAAATATGATATAAAAACTCTTTTAAGGGGGGTAATGCGCGATTGGAGGCAACCTTTCCAGCCTTGTACATTTTTAAACCGGCATTGTACCGGCGCATTCCTCGGAAGGAGTAATCTGGATGGAAACGTCTGCTGACGGTATCTGGCTGTTCACCGTCTTTCAAAGGGGCGGTCCCATGATGTGGCCCATCCTCGTCTGTTCCATACTGGCAGTCGCAATTTCAATAGAAAGATTCATAAAACTCCAAAAAGAGAAGGTTATCCACCCCGGTTTTCTGAGCGAGGTACGCAGGGAGTGGCAGGAAAAAAAATTCGACCGGGCGATGGAAGTCTGCAATCGGCATTCTACGCCTGTCTCACGGATAGTGCGCGCCGGACTGCTCCGATGGAAGATGGGGATACTCGAGATAGAAAGGGCGGTCGAAGGGGCAGGAAATCATGAATCGACCCTGCTTAACGCCAACCTTCGCGGCCTCGGAGTGATAGCAAACATCGCCCCGATGCTAGGACTGCTTGGCACGGTCGCTGGAATGATCAAGGCGTTTAACGTGATCTCCACCTCCGGGAGCGGAAACGCGGCCCTGGTCGCGAACGGAATTTCCGAAGCGCTCATTACCACCGCATCGGGCCTCATAGTAGGGATACCGACGCTTGCCATCTACCATTTTTTTAAGGGGAAGGTTGAACAGCTCATATTCGAAATGGAAGAGGTATCGATAAACTTCATAGAAGAGATAGGCTATTCGCTCGTCAGTGACGAAGAGGAGCCGGGATGAAATTTTTAAAAAGAACGGAAGAGGATTTCTCTCTGCAACTTACCCCCCTCATAGACGTGGTATTCCTTCTCCTCATCTTTTTCATGGTATCTACAGCGTTTGTCGATTTCACTAGGCAGATCGACATCAATCTCCCGAAAACCGCCGCCGGGGACCTCCCGGCTGAAAAAAAAGTGTTTACGATAGAAATTTCCCGCGAGAAGGAAATTTTTCTTGACGGGAAACAGGTGACGTTCACGGAACTAGAAGAGCGGATCGCGGGAAGCGGAGGGGCCAAGCGCTCAGTGATAATCAGGGCCGACAGTGAAGTTGATTACGGCACTACCGTCGGAATAATGGGGATGTGCAAATTGAACGGCATCGAAGAGATCGGGCTTTCGGTATCGGAGAGATGATGAACAAAAGATCCGCAATATCGTTCTTCCTGATACTTCTTCTGGCTATTCCTGTGTATGCCGCCGGAAAACAGTCGCGCAAAGCTCAAAAGAAGGAGCCTGAAGAAAAGTTCCTCTGCGGCACCGAAAAGAAAGAGCCGATACCCTACAACGAAAAGGACGTGCATATTTATATGGACGCTTCAACTTTCAACTTCATGCTGGACAACCTCCCGCTCTGCGGCAAACTCGCCAAGGAACTCGGGATAACGGAATTTCAGGTATCGTACAAGAAACCGGAGTTTCAATTCGAGGAGAGCGGATTCAGAATATCTCTGAAAAACAAGAAACGCCTCAAGGGGAAAAACAGGCACCAGCTTCTTTTCGACTATTTGATAGGCGCCAACGGCCCCCTGCCGCTTAACGTGCAAGGGGAGGGGAACGTAAAGATCGTGTTCAAGACCGGAAAGGGAAACTCGATAGTGGCAAATTTCAACACCGATCTATGCCCCGGCTCCTCGGTTTTCGACAGCCTTGCATACAAATCTCCGACAATAATAACAACGGTATTTACAGCAAAGATGGAAAAAGTGTTGCGGCAGGCGGAAAATTTAAGCGATTATATTAAAAATGACGCCCCCTATCTTTTGGAATTGATGGATGAATCGGACGACATATTTACGCGTTCTGAAATAGACCTGTTCAAGAAATTTTTAAAGGGAGAAACGTGACAGATGAAAAACTCATCCGCTTTCGCTTCCATTCTGGAGATCCTTGGTGAAACAGGCGATCCCAGATCCGCATCCAGCATCCTCCCATCCGTTCTGAAAAAACTTCTTTCAAGCACAAATATGAAAACCGGGCTGATACGGCTCGAACACGTGACAGGCGATCTTGACATCAGCATGGATATTTCTGAGAAACTCCCTACATTCTGTTTCACCGGGCTTGACGCGCCGGGATGCGTCTGCGGTGAATCGATAAATTCAGGACTGTGCTCAGCCTCCGACAAATTTGAGGAACAGTTTTGCAATCAGGCAGGATTCGGCACCGTAATAAGCATACCTGTAAGGGTCGGGGAGAAACCTGCCGGCTTTATCTTTCTGGCTGGGGACGAATCCCGATCCGATATAGACATGGAAGAGCTGATGCTGGTGGCCAAACATGTCGGCATGGCGGTGCGGCGCATAGAAAAATTTTATGAGACAGAGAAACGGCTCAAAACGCTTGAAACCGTCTCCCATATAGGAACGATAATAACGAGCCATCTTGACCTGAAAGAGCTGACTCGCGCGGTGGTCGACCATCTCGGCAAGGTGATCAAGAACGACCGCGTAAACCTTGTCCTATACAACCAGAAGGATGAGACCCTCGAATTTATCGCCTCTTTCATGTCGGGGGAGATGGATACCAAAAATTCCGAGATCTA
This sequence is a window from Nitrospinota bacterium. Protein-coding genes within it:
- the pgsA gene encoding CDP-diacylglycerol--glycerol-3-phosphate 3-phosphatidyltransferase, coding for MRRINLPTRLTLFRIGVVPVIVVLLMSPTPFFSFLAALVFGAGAITDYLDGHLARTTGSVTAIGKLLDPIADKVLILSALIPMVALGRVPAWLATIMIAREFAVTGVRLMAASENKIIAADRLGKFKTGFEIAAMELLLLQWDLGIIHFQTAGMICLLIALVFSLASATNYFTKYFEER
- a CDS encoding lytic transglycosylase domain-containing protein; this encodes METNRFCSAVLLVFFISTPLEAYADVYRYVDENGTVQFTDKRISSGSTPYIREKPEQKKVKRGVSIKRKKGGRESYADYRDEIYKLSVEEGMEPRFIKSVIKAESAFDRYAISSAGAVGLMQLMPATAKNYGVLNPFIAEDNIRGGTRYLKYLLEKYNGNKELALAAYNAGENAVEKYSGIPPYPETIGFIRRVMDNYYDRPYKAGKSAEGKAKIYRYIDDEGVLHITDTPIFVSDN
- a CDS encoding MotA/TolQ/ExbB proton channel family protein; this translates as METSADGIWLFTVFQRGGPMMWPILVCSILAVAISIERFIKLQKEKVIHPGFLSEVRREWQEKKFDRAMEVCNRHSTPVSRIVRAGLLRWKMGILEIERAVEGAGNHESTLLNANLRGLGVIANIAPMLGLLGTVAGMIKAFNVISTSGSGNAALVANGISEALITTASGLIVGIPTLAIYHFFKGKVEQLIFEMEEVSINFIEEIGYSLVSDEEEPG
- a CDS encoding biopolymer transporter ExbD — protein: MKFLKRTEEDFSLQLTPLIDVVFLLLIFFMVSTAFVDFTRQIDINLPKTAAGDLPAEKKVFTIEISREKEIFLDGKQVTFTELEERIAGSGGAKRSVIIRADSEVDYGTTVGIMGMCKLNGIEEIGLSVSER